CCCAGCCGTCTGGCCATAGAACGTGACAAGAAATTGTGGGTTGTCCCACTATCAATCATAACCACCACATCCTCTCTTAGGATTTTACCTCGCATTTTGATGGTTCGTGGGGAAGAGATCCCCGCCGCTGAGTGCATCGACAATGCCGCAAACTCCGGAACCACCACCTCTTCCGTACACTCTTCTCCGTTCTCTACCTCGTtgctctcctcctcctctggaGCAACCACCAACACTTGCAGTCCCTTGAGGCGGTAACGATGTCCCGCATGGTATCGTTCGTCGCAGCGGAAACACAGCCCCTTGGCACGACGGTCGTTCGCTTCAACATCGAACAGCCGTCGATAGGTGGATCGGCGATTCTCTCCAGTTGTGGTTTGCGGATTTAGGTTTCTTTCACTTGTTCCACGAAACTGTGtcgtttttgtctcattagaaaTCGCCAGCTTTGAAATAGACGATACTACCCCTGTACTAAATGACTGGGTCCCCCGTGTCGAGTTTCTGTCTCCTATGACTCGTACTCCGGTTTTGTTTGTGAGTTCCCATCCCGACGGCGCCGGAGAGTCTCCTTGTCCTTCCCAGTCCTCCACCATTCTCGataaattcatcatcatcttgagtGTTCGAGGCTCGGACATCTTCACCCCTTTATGCACCTTAGGCTTCAACCCAATCATGAACGCCATTTCTAACACCTGCTATGAAACCTCCGGTGCGTTAGAAGCTAAGGCGATGAATTCTTTGCAGTATTTTCCGGTTGTATCATCCTGTCGGAGCAACAACAACCTTTCGCCGGCGGTCAAATCATGCGCCGTGGCGAAGTTTTCCAACACCCGGCTCTTGCGCTGTTCCCAGTTGAGGAACGAATTTCTATCCCTCTCCCAACGGTACCAAGAAAGTGCATCTCCTGAGAAACACACTCGCACAACTCTCAGTTTCTCCTCGTCGGTGAAGTCCTGCAACTCAAAATATTGCTCCACTCGAAGGACCTAGCTTTCCGCCTCCTCTCCATCAAACAGGGGAAGCTCAATCCTCTGTGTGAGCGGCTCTCTTTCCTCGACCGGCGTGTCCCTTCTCCGCATTTCGCCCACCTCAGGTGTAGGAGTCTGCAGGTACCGTTGATGAGAATCGTCTACCCCTTGTTTCTCCACACCGGAGACTTGAGTGTCGTCTTCACTTCCTTTGGATGGACCCCACGTACGACGGTCCTCCTCCGCCATCCTTCGCTCCAAACGTTCCAGAACATCCAGCTTTCCCATCTGTTTCTCCAGGACGTCTAGCTTCCCTAGTTGTTTCTTCATGGCGCTGACGTCAGACTCTAGATTGGACAGTTGTTGGACTTCTTTCTTGATGTTCTCCATGACTTTCTCTAACTCTTCCACCTTCTTAAGTGCCATCTTGAAGAGTTGTTCCCAAGATagaaggctctgataccaatttgataCGTTTAAGATGTAGAATGTAGAATAAGAACAGAGAATAAGACAAATGCTCTTTTATTATAAGACAAAGTGAGACAAATGAGAGAAATGTTCGGAGTCTCTCCCCTCCCCTTACAAAAGTGTTCTGATATTCAATACCTACTCCCTTACCCCTCTCTGCCTTTAAATACTATTTCTGACATCCTAATGCTCCTTTGTCTCTACACCAAAGAGCCGTTGTGGCGACAGTGCTGTAGGACAATGACTTTATTCATATTAAACTAGAACAACTCCCTCCAAGAGGCTTGCTACTACCTCTTGAACCTACTGGATCTATGTTATTGGACTCCTAACCACTTgggcttctcttcttcctttggtaATGGTAGAGAATAGGAGGATGTTGCTGTTCATACGTATCAGGTTCAGATTTATGTTTATTGGTTGAATGATTCAAAGGGAACTGTTGTATTCATGCTATCACTAATCTCTTGTTTTCATACGATGGCATTGTGAGTGACTAGCTAGTTTATCAGTACATGTTTACATAAACCTCCTATGTGACATGACATTTACAAGCAAACCTACTGGAAAAGGCCAACAACACTAAACATTGGAGCCGCCTCTAAATCCTGTTATTTCCATCATTTCATATTGATCACACATAGGAAGTTGTTGTAGCTGGTGTTTGAAAATTGTTTCAGCTCTGTGACAAAAGTCAATATCCCAATTAGAGAATTAAATACCTGAAACTTCAATCTAAGAAGTAGAGGCACTGAATGCATCAAATCGAGTCTGTGCAGCTTATTGAGGTTGGAGGTAAAATGCACTTGGTACAAATTGTCAAACATATGTCTCAGCATTGCATTTCAACCCCAATCATCTTAAATACTGTTACGCCTAAATCAATTCTTTACCACAATTTCTCGATTCtgttaaaccaaatttttaatacaGTTTACAGTTTACACTTAACAACAATGGGTTGCAGTTGCACAATCATTTATTTTCGCTTGTTTTGGTAAATATAAACCATTAATCGAGTCAGTCAACAAACAAAGATGAGGTGAGGTGAGATGAATTAAGCATCAAAGCTGAATTCAAAAACAATGGCGATTTCTACATTACTCTCAATCTCTCCTTTCActctatcttcttcctcatcaacaAAAACCCATTTCCTAACTACTAGGGTTTAtttttcatcatcttcgtcttcgacTTCTCCCAAATTGAATCAAAACAACCGTTTCCTAGAGAGTCAAAGTTCCAGTCTTTACCACCCATTACGCCGCAATATCACCagagtctcttcttctccagatgGGTTTCTCGGAAAAGCcaaggaagacgaagaaggagacGAAATCATCCAGCTTCCATCAATTGGTGTGAACCCTGTTAAATTCGCGATTTGCGTTGCGTTGTGGGCTTCGTTCTCTTTGCTTTGGTTTGCTAGGTCTGGAGATGCCAAAGCTGCTACTGATTCAATCAAATCATCGAGCTTTGGTCTCAGAATCGCCGCAGCTCTTCGCCAGTTTGGTTGGCCAGACGAAGCTGTGGTGTTTGCTTTAGCTACACTTCCGGTTATTGAGCTCCGTGGTGCTATTCCTGTTGGTTATTGGATGCAGCTGAAACCTACGGTTCTCactttcttctctgttcttggGTTAGTGCCTCACACCCTGCATTAGTTTAGGCACATCTTGATATTGTTGTTGATTTATTCTCAGAACAGAGTTTGGAAGTGTCTCATTGGTGATTATGGTgataaaaatgtgaaatttgaGTCTGGCTTTTGTCTGAAATGTGTTCGAGGATACACATTTCTATTGTTTAGTTGATTTTATAATAAGTTTGACTCCACAAAGTTTAATAAGTGTGGTGGATTGGTGATATCTTGTGTGCCGAAATGGCAATGTGTCTTGTTTCTGTTGTTTAGTTGTTAACAGTGCTCTCATTCCTGTTGAATATATGGTAGATTGGTGAGAACATGTGTATGGAAATTGCAATGTGTCTTGTTTGAGGAACATCTTTATGTTGTTTAGGTGAATCTATGAGGTTGAGTGAGATTTGAGTTCTATGATGATAAGTTAGAGCAAACGTTCAatccattttcttttgattccATTATGTAGCAACAAGAAGTGACactgattttgtgtgtttttgc
The Camelina sativa cultivar DH55 chromosome 6, Cs, whole genome shotgun sequence genome window above contains:
- the LOC104790037 gene encoding uncharacterized protein LOC104790037 isoform X3 — its product is MAISTLLSISPFTLSSSSSTKTHFLTTRVYFSSSSSSTSPKLNQNNRFLESQSSSLYHPLRRNITRVSSSPDGFLGKAKEDEEGDEIIQLPSIGVNPVKFAICVALWASFSLLWFARSGDAKAATDSIKSSSFGLRIAAALRQFGWPDEAVVFALATLPVIELRGAIPVGYWMQLKPTVLTFFSVLGNMVPVPFIVLYLKKFASFLAGKSQTASKLLDILFKRAKEKAGPVEEFQWLGLMLFVAVPFPGTGAWTGAIIASILDMPFWSAVSSNFCGVVLAGLLVNLLVNLGLKQAIVAGIALFFVSTFMWSVLRNIRKSIKPSLP
- the LOC104790037 gene encoding uncharacterized protein LOC104790037 isoform X2, whose amino-acid sequence is MAISTLLSISPFTLSSSSSTKTHFLTTRVYFSSSSSSTSPKLNQNNRFLESQSSSLYHPLRRNITRVSSSPDGFLGKAKEDEEGDEIIQLPSIGVNPVKFAICVALWASFSLLWFARSGDAKAATDSIKSSSFGLRIAAALRQFGWPDEAVVFALATLPVIELRGAIPVGYWMQLKPTVLTFFSVLGNMVPVPFIVLYLKKFASFLAGKSQTASKLLDILFKRAKEKAGPVEEFQWLGLMLFVAVPFPGTGAWTGAIIASILDMPFWSAVSSNFCGVVLAGLLVNLLVNLGLKQAIVAGYFYFYARDNISISNSTSNGKEKMVQAHKCNKLLVPTTTVFSSIHIQM
- the LOC104790037 gene encoding uncharacterized protein LOC104790037 isoform X4; translation: MAISTLLSISPFTLSSSSSTKTHFLTTRVYFSSSSSSTSPKLNQNNRFLESQSSSLYHPLRRNITRVSSSPDGFLGKAKEDEEGDEIIQLPSIGVNPVKFAICVALWASFSLLWFARSGDAKAATDSIKSSSFGLRIAAALRQFGWPDEAVVFALATLPVIELRGAIPVGYWMQLKPTVLTFFSVLGNMVPVPFIVLYLKKFASFLAGKSQTASKLLDILFKRAKEKAGPVEEFQWLGLMLFVAVPFPGTGAWTGAIIASILDMPFWSAVSSNFCGVVLAGLLVNLLVNLGLKQAIVADSQIWKEIN
- the LOC104790037 gene encoding uncharacterized protein LOC104790037 isoform X1, translating into MAISTLLSISPFTLSSSSSTKTHFLTTRVYFSSSSSSTSPKLNQNNRFLESQSSSLYHPLRRNITRVSSSPDGFLGKAKEDEEGDEIIQLPSIGVNPVKFAICVALWASFSLLWFARSGDAKAATDSIKSSSFGLRIAAALRQFGWPDEAVVFALATLPVIELRGAIPVGYWMQLKPTVLTFFSVLGNMVPVPFIVLYLKKFASFLAGKSQTASKLLDILFKRAKEKAGPVEEFQWLGLMLFVAVPFPGTGAWTGAIIASILDMPFWSAVSSNFCGVVLAGLLVNLLVNLGLKQAIVAGYFYFYARDNISISNSTSNGKEKMVSNRGSCFSSNYQALLLVLYKDNCF